A part of Oncorhynchus masou masou isolate Uvic2021 chromosome 30, UVic_Omas_1.1, whole genome shotgun sequence genomic DNA contains:
- the pip4k2aa gene encoding phosphatidylinositol 5-phosphate 4-kinase type-2 alpha isoform X4: MLMPDDFKAYSKIKVDNHLFNKENMPSHFKFKEYCPLVFRNLRERFGIDDQDFQNSLTRAAPLNSDSQGRSGARFHTSYDKRYVIKTITSEDVAEMHNILKKYHQFIVECHGNTLLPQFLGMYRLTVDGDETYMIVTRNVFSHRLSVYKKYDLKGSTVAREASDKEKQPRPPEDAPPRPKSNVQQRLQTLRIATRFYCAMKHVRDAKELPTYKDNDFINDGQKIYIDDDNKKMFLEKLRKDVEFLAQLKLMDYSLLVGIHDVERAEQEEVESEDNEGDDEGESDGGIGTPPDSPSNTLDSTKPLSPGEFDPTIDVYAIKSNDSAPRKEVYFMAVIDILQHYDAKKKAAHAAKTVKHGAGAEISTVNPEQYSKRFYDFITTILS; the protein is encoded by the exons A ggaaaaCATGCCGAGCCATTTCAAGTTTAAGGAGTACTGTCCTCTGGTGTTCCGCAACCTTAGAGAACGTTTTGGCATCGACGACCAGGATTTCCAG AACTCCCTAACCCGTGCAGCTCCGTTAAACAGTGATTCCCAGGGTCGGAGTGGGGCTCGCTTCCACACCTCCTACGACAAACGCTATGTCATCAAAACAATCACCAGTGAGGATGTGGCTGAGATGCACAACATCCTCAAGAAGTaccaccag TTCATAGTGGAGTGTCATGGCAACACGCTGCTGCCTCAGTTCCTGGGGATGTACCGCCTCACAGTGGACGGAGACGAGACCTACATGATCGTCACCAGGAATGTCTTCTCCCACCGCCTCTCTGTCTACAAAAAATATGACCtcaag GGCTCCACTGTGGCCAGGGAGGCCAGCGACAAGGAGAAG CAGCCACGCCCTCCTGAGGATGCGCCACCGCGGCCCAAATCTAACGTTCAGCAAAGGCTGCAAACGCTGCGGATCGCCACGCGCTTTTACTGCGCCATGAAACACGTAAGAGAC GCCAAGGAGCTGCCCACCTACAAGGACAACGACTTCATCAACGATGGACAGAAGATCTACATTGACGATGACAACAAGAAGATGTTCCTGGAGAAACTACGTAAAGACGTGGAG ttccTGGCCCAGTTGAAGCTGATGGACTACAGTCTGCTGGTAGGGATCCATGACGTGGAGCGGGCTGAGCAGGAGGAAGTGGAGAGTGAGGATAACGAGGGGGATGATGAGGGGGAGAGTGACGGAGGGATTGGCACGCCCCCGGACTCCCCCAGTAACACCCTGGACAGCACCAAGCCCCTGTCCCCGGGGGAGTTTGACCCCACCATAGACGTCTATGCCATCAAGAGCAACGACA GTGCTCCTAGGAAGGAGGTGTACTTCATGGCGGTCATTGACATTCTGCAGCATTACGATGCCAAGAAGAAGGCTGCTCATGCTGCTAAGACCGTCAaacatggg GCGGGAGCTGAAATCTCCACGGTAAACCCAGAGCAGTACTCCAAGAGGTTCTACGACTTCATCACCACCATTCTCTCATAG